From Calliphora vicina chromosome X, idCalVici1.1, whole genome shotgun sequence, the proteins below share one genomic window:
- the LOC135962805 gene encoding uncharacterized protein LOC135962805, with protein ETLLATYKTIGRSVVNYAAPVWSPSLSDTQWRNIQSCQNAALRTATGCLQITSEHHLQEETKVLPFKEHNVMLTQQFLLGCHRRSHPNFNITQLESPPRHVRQDLRKYEENIQRYVQDPFDRRSYMTDLNDIHRDAINSAVAGYRMNVVLGGRPPPIADAEKILPRGTRVVLAQLRSGWSNRLNAFWSRIDRAVLNLCPACGQGPHDTLHIFNCSANPTSLSPMDLWTHPVEVAQFLGLEQHAEPPENPD; from the coding sequence gaaaccttgcttgctacctacaagacgattggccggtcagtggtcaactatgctgctccagtgtggtcgccttcgttgagtgatactcagtggagaaatattcaaagctgtcaaaacgcagccttaaggaccgccacaggctgccttcaaataacctccgaacaccaccttcaGGAGGAAACCAAGGTTCTACCGTTCAAGGAACACAATgtcatgttgacgcaacagttccttctgggatgtcatcggaggagtcatccaaacttcaacatcacacagttggaatctcccccgaggcatgtcagacaggaccttcggaaatacgaggagaacatacagaggtatgtgcaggatccatttgatcgccgTTCGTATATGACAgatttgaacgacattcacagagacgccatcaattccgcggtagcaggataccgtatgaatgtcgtacttggaggtcgcccaccaccgatagcagacgccgagaagattctgccgcgtggaacaagagtcgttctggcacaacttagatcaggatggagcaacaggcttaatgccttttggtcccgcatagaccgtgccgtccttaacttatgcccagcatgtggtcagggtcctcatgacaccctccatatatttaactgttcagccaaccctacttcactcagtccaatggatttatggactcatcctgttgaagtagctcaatttcttggacttgaacaacatgCAGAACCACCAGAAAATCCAGATTGA